From the genome of Pelmatolapia mariae isolate MD_Pm_ZW linkage group LG12, Pm_UMD_F_2, whole genome shotgun sequence, one region includes:
- the lzts3b gene encoding leucine zipper putative tumor suppressor 3 isoform X1 → MGSVGSGVAGEQEFAMKSVGTRTTLPRAPPLSRRCPADRSCSAERLPRPPATISDGTASSDERGSVSIGTGTCTGTDRPTETASSTNTECTMTAPSNNNQLDCGNGAGRREWERQRERGRDRDRDRDWDRERLERERERERNRERERERVERERLERERERERERARERERERIEREKIERERERERERERERERERLENERMEREREREMQAAGLDVCGNIVGRGASEKSSVGMSQHQHREMAAARADSENNPASHNHNPPNHNPPKIMPVSGKLEQAMQNNSGLVRPSAFKPVVPKSFHSMQNLVGQAGGAGNEGKNEGRSEGFSEGRVGRRGRDGGGGESGEVPEALLLDQDSPVRVSRSDGGGTGNEVVQGGMSDSGRNSLTSLPTYTGSGTGCGPPAVLGPLSASTSHINRLGMVGAAAGLEKLEKPGYQNGISASDSGRSSSGKSSSSYQRLSHLSDAPAPLRPSPSSDDIIQDLEDRLWEKEQEVQHMRRNLDQSEAAIIQVFEEKQRVWERQMDELRQNYASRLQQVTRRAQRSQTALQAQITRLSQDKRRLQEEMAALLAQREELERKCLDYRKEQADILPRLEETKWEVCQKAGEISLLKQQLRESQAEVTQRAGEMVALRGQLKELNAQLREREEVMLGLKDSYSSKSVELEKCEGELRRTLSEVTILREKLGVFEAEVLSLKRALSEVSRGAEVVVSPNLAAAGLLPPWGGVHCPRNPNEPSTNSLTPTSDTLLSLQSDEAKAQRQEAQRQERQQREEAQWRDVQQRQDAHVPQDLQMRQDAQIRPEAQLRQEAQLRQEAHLRHEAQIRQEVQLRQEAQLRQEAQLRQEAQLRHEAQMRQEAQLRHETQLCQDGHQPQRVQEGHWDEAGELRRQLEQLQAALRLERQQRERQALNFDQERHTWQDEKERVLKYQAQLQLSYVETLQKNQALEKRMSQLGAKQTTTTTTTTVTTITTTSPTSSNSPPPPPPALSPLSPQPPLSLSGPIALTLSPPCEDQKGPPSLHQLAPPWAGPSRLERIESTEI, encoded by the exons ATGGGCAGTGTTGGCAGTGGGGTGGCAGGAGAGCAGGAGTTTGCCATGAAGTCTGTGGGCACGAGGACCACCCTGCCCCGAGCACCTCCTCTCTCTCGCCGTTGCCCTGCTGATCGCAGCTGCAGCGCAGAGCGGCTGCCACGCCCCCCAGCAACTATATCAGACGGGACGGCCTCTAGCGATGAACGAGGGAGTGTTAGTATCGGGACTGGGACCTGTACCGGGACTGACCGGCCCACCGAAACAGCCTCCTCCACCAACACTGAATGCACCATGACAGCCCCGTCCAACAACAACCAGTTGGACTGTGGCAACGGAGCGGGCAGGAGGGAGTGGGAGAGGCAGCGTGAGAGGGGGAGAGACAGGGACCGGGACCGAGACTGGGACCGGGAGAGGTTAGAGAGGGaacgagagagggagaggaaccGGGAGAGGGAGCGGGAAAGAGTGGAGAGGGAGAGGCTGGAACGTGAGAGGGAACGTGAGAGGGAGCGAGCCAGAGAAAGGGAACGAGAAAGGATCGAAAGGGAGAAGatagaaagggagagagagcgcgagagagagagggagagggagcgagaaagagagaggcTGGAGAACGAGAGGAtggaaagagagcgagagagggaaaTGCAGGCTGCAGGTTTAGATGTTTGTGGGAACATTGTGGGTCGAGGGGCCAGTGAGAAGAGCAGTGTTGGGATGAGCCAACACCAGCACAGAGAGATGGCAGCCGCCAGAGCCGACAGCGAGAACAATCCAGCCAGCCATAACCACAACCCTCCAAACCACAACCCACCCAAGATCATGCCTGTGTCAGGAAAACTGGAACAG GCAATGCAGAACAACTCAGGCCTTGTGCGTCCTTCTGCATTCAAGCCAGTGGTGCCCAAGAGCTTCCACTCCATGCAGAATCTGGTAGGCCAGGCAGGAGGGGCTGGAAATGAGGGAAAGAATGAGGGAAGGAGTGAAGGGTTCAGTGAGGGCAGAGTAGGCAGGAGAGGcagggatggaggaggaggagagtcaGGAGAGGTCCCAGAAGCCCTGCTCCTTGATCAGGACAGCCCAGTGAGGGTTAGCAGAAGTGATGGAGGGGGAACTGGTAATGAAGTGGTTCAGGGAGGCATGTCCGATTCAGGGAGAAACTCCCTGACCAGTCTGCCCACCTACACGGGCTCAGGGACTGGTTGTGGACCCCCAGCAGTCCTGGGGCCTCTCAGTGCTTCTACCAGCCACATCAACAGATTGGGCATGGTTGGAGCCGCTGCAGGCCTAGAGAAGCTGGAGAAGCCTGGCTACCAG AATGGGATCAGCGCCTCAGACAGCGGCCGGTCCTCCTCAGGAAAGAGCTCTTCGTCCTATCAGAGGCTGAGCCACCTGAGTGACGCTCCAGCACCTCTACGCCCCTCTCCCTCCTCGGATGACATCATCCAGGACCTCGAGGATCGCTTGTGGGAGAAAGAGCAAGAG GTGCAGCATATGCGCAGAAACCTGGACCAAAGTGAGGCAGCGATCATTCAGGTGTTTGAGGAGAAGCAACGTGTCTGGGAGCGACAGATGGATGAGCTGAGACAAAACTATGCCTCACGTCTGCAGCAG GTTACCCGTCGTGCTCAGCGTTCCCAGACTGCCCTGCAGGCCCAGATAACCCGTCTGTCCCAGGACAAAAGGAGGCTCCAGGAGGAGATGGCGGCTCTGTTGGCCCAGAGAGAGGAGCTGGAGAGAAAATGTTTGGATTACAGGAAGGAGCAGGCTGACATCTTGCCTCGTCTGGAGGAGACCAAATGGGAG GTGTGCCAGAAAGCAGGAGAGATCTCCTTGCTGAAGCAGCAGCTGAGGGAAAGTCAGGCTGAAGTGACCCAGCGAGCTGGAGAGATGGTGGCCTTGAGAGGCCAGCTAAAGGAGCTCAATGCCCAGCTGAGGGAACGGGAGGAGGTCATGCTGGGCCTGAAGGACTCCTACAGCAGCAAGAGTGTGGAGCTGGAGAAGTGTGAGGGAGAGCTGAGGAGGACTCTGTCTGAG GTGACCATCCTTAGAGAGAAGCTGGGTGTATTTGAAGCGGAGGTGCTAAGTTTAAAACGGGCTCTGAGTGAAGTGAGCAGAGGGGCAGAAGTTGTTGTGAGCCCTAACTTAGCTGCTGCAGGGCTGCTGCCTCCATGGGGAGGTGTCCACTGCCCACGAAACCCAAATGAGCCCTCAACAAACTCCCTCACCCCCACGTCTGACACCCTGCTAAGCCTTCAGAGTGATGAAGCCAAAGCCCAAAGGCAGGAAGCTCAGAGACAAGAGAGGCAACAGCGCGAAGAAGCTCAGTGGCGTGACGTGCAGCAACGGCAAGACGCGCACGTTCCGCAGGACCTTCAGATGCGTCAGGATGCCCAAATCCGACCAGAGGCCCAACTCCGCCAGGAGGCACAGCTGCGCCAAGAGGCTCACCTGCGTCATGAAGCCCAGATCCGTCAAGAGGTCCAACTACGCCAAGAAGCGCAGCTGCGTCAAGAAGCGCAGCTCCGTCAGGAGGCCCAACTTCGCCATGAGGCTCAAATGCGTCAAGAGGCCCAGCTACGTCACGAGACCCAACTCTGCCAGGATGGTCATCAGCCACAGAGGGTCCAGGAGGGTCACTGGGATGAAGCGGGGGAGCTGCGCAGGCAGCTAGAGCAGTTGCAGGCTGCGTTACGGCTGGAGCGACAGCAACGGGAACGTCAGGCCCTCAACTTTGACCAGGAGCGCCACACCTGGCAGGACGAGAAGGAGCGGGTTTTGAAATACCAGGCACAGCTGCAGCTCAGCTATGTGGAAACACTGCAGAAGAACCAGGCCTTGGAAAAACGTATGAGCCAGCTGGGAGCTAAACAAaccacaaccaccaccaccaccactgttACCACTATCACCACTACTTCCCCCACCTCCTCTAATTCTCCACCTCCACCGCCACCAGCTCTCTCACCTCTGTCTCCTCAGCCTCCGCTGTCTCTCTCTGGCCCTATCGCCCTCACCCTCTCTCCACCTTGTGAAGACCAAAAGGGCCCTCCTTCCCTCCACCAGCTTGCGCCTCCCTGGGCAGGACCCTCACGCCTGGAGAGGATCGAGTCAACTGAGATATAG
- the lzts3b gene encoding leucine zipper putative tumor suppressor 3 isoform X2, producing the protein MKSVGTRTTLPRAPPLSRRCPADRSCSAERLPRPPATISDGTASSDERGSVSIGTGTCTGTDRPTETASSTNTECTMTAPSNNNQLDCGNGAGRREWERQRERGRDRDRDRDWDRERLERERERERNRERERERVERERLERERERERERARERERERIEREKIERERERERERERERERERLENERMEREREREMQAAGLDVCGNIVGRGASEKSSVGMSQHQHREMAAARADSENNPASHNHNPPNHNPPKIMPVSGKLEQAMQNNSGLVRPSAFKPVVPKSFHSMQNLVGQAGGAGNEGKNEGRSEGFSEGRVGRRGRDGGGGESGEVPEALLLDQDSPVRVSRSDGGGTGNEVVQGGMSDSGRNSLTSLPTYTGSGTGCGPPAVLGPLSASTSHINRLGMVGAAAGLEKLEKPGYQNGISASDSGRSSSGKSSSSYQRLSHLSDAPAPLRPSPSSDDIIQDLEDRLWEKEQEVQHMRRNLDQSEAAIIQVFEEKQRVWERQMDELRQNYASRLQQVTRRAQRSQTALQAQITRLSQDKRRLQEEMAALLAQREELERKCLDYRKEQADILPRLEETKWEVCQKAGEISLLKQQLRESQAEVTQRAGEMVALRGQLKELNAQLREREEVMLGLKDSYSSKSVELEKCEGELRRTLSEVTILREKLGVFEAEVLSLKRALSEVSRGAEVVVSPNLAAAGLLPPWGGVHCPRNPNEPSTNSLTPTSDTLLSLQSDEAKAQRQEAQRQERQQREEAQWRDVQQRQDAHVPQDLQMRQDAQIRPEAQLRQEAQLRQEAHLRHEAQIRQEVQLRQEAQLRQEAQLRQEAQLRHEAQMRQEAQLRHETQLCQDGHQPQRVQEGHWDEAGELRRQLEQLQAALRLERQQRERQALNFDQERHTWQDEKERVLKYQAQLQLSYVETLQKNQALEKRMSQLGAKQTTTTTTTTVTTITTTSPTSSNSPPPPPPALSPLSPQPPLSLSGPIALTLSPPCEDQKGPPSLHQLAPPWAGPSRLERIESTEI; encoded by the exons ATGAAGTCTGTGGGCACGAGGACCACCCTGCCCCGAGCACCTCCTCTCTCTCGCCGTTGCCCTGCTGATCGCAGCTGCAGCGCAGAGCGGCTGCCACGCCCCCCAGCAACTATATCAGACGGGACGGCCTCTAGCGATGAACGAGGGAGTGTTAGTATCGGGACTGGGACCTGTACCGGGACTGACCGGCCCACCGAAACAGCCTCCTCCACCAACACTGAATGCACCATGACAGCCCCGTCCAACAACAACCAGTTGGACTGTGGCAACGGAGCGGGCAGGAGGGAGTGGGAGAGGCAGCGTGAGAGGGGGAGAGACAGGGACCGGGACCGAGACTGGGACCGGGAGAGGTTAGAGAGGGaacgagagagggagaggaaccGGGAGAGGGAGCGGGAAAGAGTGGAGAGGGAGAGGCTGGAACGTGAGAGGGAACGTGAGAGGGAGCGAGCCAGAGAAAGGGAACGAGAAAGGATCGAAAGGGAGAAGatagaaagggagagagagcgcgagagagagagggagagggagcgagaaagagagaggcTGGAGAACGAGAGGAtggaaagagagcgagagagggaaaTGCAGGCTGCAGGTTTAGATGTTTGTGGGAACATTGTGGGTCGAGGGGCCAGTGAGAAGAGCAGTGTTGGGATGAGCCAACACCAGCACAGAGAGATGGCAGCCGCCAGAGCCGACAGCGAGAACAATCCAGCCAGCCATAACCACAACCCTCCAAACCACAACCCACCCAAGATCATGCCTGTGTCAGGAAAACTGGAACAG GCAATGCAGAACAACTCAGGCCTTGTGCGTCCTTCTGCATTCAAGCCAGTGGTGCCCAAGAGCTTCCACTCCATGCAGAATCTGGTAGGCCAGGCAGGAGGGGCTGGAAATGAGGGAAAGAATGAGGGAAGGAGTGAAGGGTTCAGTGAGGGCAGAGTAGGCAGGAGAGGcagggatggaggaggaggagagtcaGGAGAGGTCCCAGAAGCCCTGCTCCTTGATCAGGACAGCCCAGTGAGGGTTAGCAGAAGTGATGGAGGGGGAACTGGTAATGAAGTGGTTCAGGGAGGCATGTCCGATTCAGGGAGAAACTCCCTGACCAGTCTGCCCACCTACACGGGCTCAGGGACTGGTTGTGGACCCCCAGCAGTCCTGGGGCCTCTCAGTGCTTCTACCAGCCACATCAACAGATTGGGCATGGTTGGAGCCGCTGCAGGCCTAGAGAAGCTGGAGAAGCCTGGCTACCAG AATGGGATCAGCGCCTCAGACAGCGGCCGGTCCTCCTCAGGAAAGAGCTCTTCGTCCTATCAGAGGCTGAGCCACCTGAGTGACGCTCCAGCACCTCTACGCCCCTCTCCCTCCTCGGATGACATCATCCAGGACCTCGAGGATCGCTTGTGGGAGAAAGAGCAAGAG GTGCAGCATATGCGCAGAAACCTGGACCAAAGTGAGGCAGCGATCATTCAGGTGTTTGAGGAGAAGCAACGTGTCTGGGAGCGACAGATGGATGAGCTGAGACAAAACTATGCCTCACGTCTGCAGCAG GTTACCCGTCGTGCTCAGCGTTCCCAGACTGCCCTGCAGGCCCAGATAACCCGTCTGTCCCAGGACAAAAGGAGGCTCCAGGAGGAGATGGCGGCTCTGTTGGCCCAGAGAGAGGAGCTGGAGAGAAAATGTTTGGATTACAGGAAGGAGCAGGCTGACATCTTGCCTCGTCTGGAGGAGACCAAATGGGAG GTGTGCCAGAAAGCAGGAGAGATCTCCTTGCTGAAGCAGCAGCTGAGGGAAAGTCAGGCTGAAGTGACCCAGCGAGCTGGAGAGATGGTGGCCTTGAGAGGCCAGCTAAAGGAGCTCAATGCCCAGCTGAGGGAACGGGAGGAGGTCATGCTGGGCCTGAAGGACTCCTACAGCAGCAAGAGTGTGGAGCTGGAGAAGTGTGAGGGAGAGCTGAGGAGGACTCTGTCTGAG GTGACCATCCTTAGAGAGAAGCTGGGTGTATTTGAAGCGGAGGTGCTAAGTTTAAAACGGGCTCTGAGTGAAGTGAGCAGAGGGGCAGAAGTTGTTGTGAGCCCTAACTTAGCTGCTGCAGGGCTGCTGCCTCCATGGGGAGGTGTCCACTGCCCACGAAACCCAAATGAGCCCTCAACAAACTCCCTCACCCCCACGTCTGACACCCTGCTAAGCCTTCAGAGTGATGAAGCCAAAGCCCAAAGGCAGGAAGCTCAGAGACAAGAGAGGCAACAGCGCGAAGAAGCTCAGTGGCGTGACGTGCAGCAACGGCAAGACGCGCACGTTCCGCAGGACCTTCAGATGCGTCAGGATGCCCAAATCCGACCAGAGGCCCAACTCCGCCAGGAGGCACAGCTGCGCCAAGAGGCTCACCTGCGTCATGAAGCCCAGATCCGTCAAGAGGTCCAACTACGCCAAGAAGCGCAGCTGCGTCAAGAAGCGCAGCTCCGTCAGGAGGCCCAACTTCGCCATGAGGCTCAAATGCGTCAAGAGGCCCAGCTACGTCACGAGACCCAACTCTGCCAGGATGGTCATCAGCCACAGAGGGTCCAGGAGGGTCACTGGGATGAAGCGGGGGAGCTGCGCAGGCAGCTAGAGCAGTTGCAGGCTGCGTTACGGCTGGAGCGACAGCAACGGGAACGTCAGGCCCTCAACTTTGACCAGGAGCGCCACACCTGGCAGGACGAGAAGGAGCGGGTTTTGAAATACCAGGCACAGCTGCAGCTCAGCTATGTGGAAACACTGCAGAAGAACCAGGCCTTGGAAAAACGTATGAGCCAGCTGGGAGCTAAACAAaccacaaccaccaccaccaccactgttACCACTATCACCACTACTTCCCCCACCTCCTCTAATTCTCCACCTCCACCGCCACCAGCTCTCTCACCTCTGTCTCCTCAGCCTCCGCTGTCTCTCTCTGGCCCTATCGCCCTCACCCTCTCTCCACCTTGTGAAGACCAAAAGGGCCCTCCTTCCCTCCACCAGCTTGCGCCTCCCTGGGCAGGACCCTCACGCCTGGAGAGGATCGAGTCAACTGAGATATAG
- the lzts3b gene encoding leucine zipper putative tumor suppressor 2 homolog isoform X3, giving the protein MGSVGSGVAGEQEFAMKSVGTRTTLPRAPPLSRRCPADRSCSAERLPRPPATISDGTASSDERGSVSIGTGTCTGTDRPTETASSTNTECTMTAPSNNNQLDCGNGAGRREWERQRERGRDRDRDRDWDRERLERERERERNRERERERVERERLERERERERERARERERERIEREKIERERERERERERERERERLENERMEREREREMQAAGLDVCGNIVGRGASEKSSVGMSQHQHREMAAARADSENNPASHNHNPPNHNPPKIMPVSGKLEQAMQNNSGLVRPSAFKPVVPKSFHSMQNLNGISASDSGRSSSGKSSSSYQRLSHLSDAPAPLRPSPSSDDIIQDLEDRLWEKEQEVQHMRRNLDQSEAAIIQVFEEKQRVWERQMDELRQNYASRLQQVTRRAQRSQTALQAQITRLSQDKRRLQEEMAALLAQREELERKCLDYRKEQADILPRLEETKWEVCQKAGEISLLKQQLRESQAEVTQRAGEMVALRGQLKELNAQLREREEVMLGLKDSYSSKSVELEKCEGELRRTLSEVTILREKLGVFEAEVLSLKRALSEVSRGAEVVVSPNLAAAGLLPPWGGVHCPRNPNEPSTNSLTPTSDTLLSLQSDEAKAQRQEAQRQERQQREEAQWRDVQQRQDAHVPQDLQMRQDAQIRPEAQLRQEAQLRQEAHLRHEAQIRQEVQLRQEAQLRQEAQLRQEAQLRHEAQMRQEAQLRHETQLCQDGHQPQRVQEGHWDEAGELRRQLEQLQAALRLERQQRERQALNFDQERHTWQDEKERVLKYQAQLQLSYVETLQKNQALEKRMSQLGAKQTTTTTTTTVTTITTTSPTSSNSPPPPPPALSPLSPQPPLSLSGPIALTLSPPCEDQKGPPSLHQLAPPWAGPSRLERIESTEI; this is encoded by the exons ATGGGCAGTGTTGGCAGTGGGGTGGCAGGAGAGCAGGAGTTTGCCATGAAGTCTGTGGGCACGAGGACCACCCTGCCCCGAGCACCTCCTCTCTCTCGCCGTTGCCCTGCTGATCGCAGCTGCAGCGCAGAGCGGCTGCCACGCCCCCCAGCAACTATATCAGACGGGACGGCCTCTAGCGATGAACGAGGGAGTGTTAGTATCGGGACTGGGACCTGTACCGGGACTGACCGGCCCACCGAAACAGCCTCCTCCACCAACACTGAATGCACCATGACAGCCCCGTCCAACAACAACCAGTTGGACTGTGGCAACGGAGCGGGCAGGAGGGAGTGGGAGAGGCAGCGTGAGAGGGGGAGAGACAGGGACCGGGACCGAGACTGGGACCGGGAGAGGTTAGAGAGGGaacgagagagggagaggaaccGGGAGAGGGAGCGGGAAAGAGTGGAGAGGGAGAGGCTGGAACGTGAGAGGGAACGTGAGAGGGAGCGAGCCAGAGAAAGGGAACGAGAAAGGATCGAAAGGGAGAAGatagaaagggagagagagcgcgagagagagagggagagggagcgagaaagagagaggcTGGAGAACGAGAGGAtggaaagagagcgagagagggaaaTGCAGGCTGCAGGTTTAGATGTTTGTGGGAACATTGTGGGTCGAGGGGCCAGTGAGAAGAGCAGTGTTGGGATGAGCCAACACCAGCACAGAGAGATGGCAGCCGCCAGAGCCGACAGCGAGAACAATCCAGCCAGCCATAACCACAACCCTCCAAACCACAACCCACCCAAGATCATGCCTGTGTCAGGAAAACTGGAACAG GCAATGCAGAACAACTCAGGCCTTGTGCGTCCTTCTGCATTCAAGCCAGTGGTGCCCAAGAGCTTCCACTCCATGCAGAATCTG AATGGGATCAGCGCCTCAGACAGCGGCCGGTCCTCCTCAGGAAAGAGCTCTTCGTCCTATCAGAGGCTGAGCCACCTGAGTGACGCTCCAGCACCTCTACGCCCCTCTCCCTCCTCGGATGACATCATCCAGGACCTCGAGGATCGCTTGTGGGAGAAAGAGCAAGAG GTGCAGCATATGCGCAGAAACCTGGACCAAAGTGAGGCAGCGATCATTCAGGTGTTTGAGGAGAAGCAACGTGTCTGGGAGCGACAGATGGATGAGCTGAGACAAAACTATGCCTCACGTCTGCAGCAG GTTACCCGTCGTGCTCAGCGTTCCCAGACTGCCCTGCAGGCCCAGATAACCCGTCTGTCCCAGGACAAAAGGAGGCTCCAGGAGGAGATGGCGGCTCTGTTGGCCCAGAGAGAGGAGCTGGAGAGAAAATGTTTGGATTACAGGAAGGAGCAGGCTGACATCTTGCCTCGTCTGGAGGAGACCAAATGGGAG GTGTGCCAGAAAGCAGGAGAGATCTCCTTGCTGAAGCAGCAGCTGAGGGAAAGTCAGGCTGAAGTGACCCAGCGAGCTGGAGAGATGGTGGCCTTGAGAGGCCAGCTAAAGGAGCTCAATGCCCAGCTGAGGGAACGGGAGGAGGTCATGCTGGGCCTGAAGGACTCCTACAGCAGCAAGAGTGTGGAGCTGGAGAAGTGTGAGGGAGAGCTGAGGAGGACTCTGTCTGAG GTGACCATCCTTAGAGAGAAGCTGGGTGTATTTGAAGCGGAGGTGCTAAGTTTAAAACGGGCTCTGAGTGAAGTGAGCAGAGGGGCAGAAGTTGTTGTGAGCCCTAACTTAGCTGCTGCAGGGCTGCTGCCTCCATGGGGAGGTGTCCACTGCCCACGAAACCCAAATGAGCCCTCAACAAACTCCCTCACCCCCACGTCTGACACCCTGCTAAGCCTTCAGAGTGATGAAGCCAAAGCCCAAAGGCAGGAAGCTCAGAGACAAGAGAGGCAACAGCGCGAAGAAGCTCAGTGGCGTGACGTGCAGCAACGGCAAGACGCGCACGTTCCGCAGGACCTTCAGATGCGTCAGGATGCCCAAATCCGACCAGAGGCCCAACTCCGCCAGGAGGCACAGCTGCGCCAAGAGGCTCACCTGCGTCATGAAGCCCAGATCCGTCAAGAGGTCCAACTACGCCAAGAAGCGCAGCTGCGTCAAGAAGCGCAGCTCCGTCAGGAGGCCCAACTTCGCCATGAGGCTCAAATGCGTCAAGAGGCCCAGCTACGTCACGAGACCCAACTCTGCCAGGATGGTCATCAGCCACAGAGGGTCCAGGAGGGTCACTGGGATGAAGCGGGGGAGCTGCGCAGGCAGCTAGAGCAGTTGCAGGCTGCGTTACGGCTGGAGCGACAGCAACGGGAACGTCAGGCCCTCAACTTTGACCAGGAGCGCCACACCTGGCAGGACGAGAAGGAGCGGGTTTTGAAATACCAGGCACAGCTGCAGCTCAGCTATGTGGAAACACTGCAGAAGAACCAGGCCTTGGAAAAACGTATGAGCCAGCTGGGAGCTAAACAAaccacaaccaccaccaccaccactgttACCACTATCACCACTACTTCCCCCACCTCCTCTAATTCTCCACCTCCACCGCCACCAGCTCTCTCACCTCTGTCTCCTCAGCCTCCGCTGTCTCTCTCTGGCCCTATCGCCCTCACCCTCTCTCCACCTTGTGAAGACCAAAAGGGCCCTCCTTCCCTCCACCAGCTTGCGCCTCCCTGGGCAGGACCCTCACGCCTGGAGAGGATCGAGTCAACTGAGATATAG